The following are from one region of the Staphylococcus argenteus genome:
- the sbcD gene encoding exonuclease subunit SbcD has protein sequence MKIIHTADWHLGKILNGKQLLEDQAYILDKFVEQMIIEKPDVIVIAGDLYDTTYPSKDAIMLLERTIGKLNLELNIPIIIISGNHDGKERLNYGASWFEHSQLYIRTDFTTIKSPITINEVNFYTLPYATVSEMKHYFEDESIENHQQGISRCIDEIQHLLDPKAINILIGHLTVQGGKTSDSERPLTIGTVESVQKNVFNVFDHIMLGHLHHPFSINDKKIKYSGSLLQYSFSEVGQSKGYRRIIIDGDDISDKFIPIEPLRQLEIITGEYSEVINEKIAVNNKENYFHFKLTNMSHITDPMMHLKQVYPNTLALTNETFNYNEEKNVIDISRKDDMTIIEQFYNYITDTGLSEVQSKKIKNILEDKLSKED, from the coding sequence ATGAAAATTATACATACAGCAGATTGGCATTTAGGAAAAATATTAAACGGCAAACAATTGTTAGAGGACCAAGCATATATTTTGGATAAGTTCGTTGAACAAATGATCATAGAAAAACCAGATGTCATTGTTATAGCTGGAGATTTATATGACACGACTTATCCGAGTAAAGATGCAATTATGTTATTAGAACGAACAATAGGTAAACTTAATTTAGAGTTAAATATTCCAATTATTATAATCAGTGGGAATCATGATGGTAAAGAAAGATTGAATTACGGCGCAAGTTGGTTTGAACATAGTCAACTATACATAAGAACAGATTTTACAACGATTAAGTCACCGATAACTATTAATGAAGTAAATTTCTATACATTGCCATATGCTACTGTTAGCGAAATGAAGCATTATTTTGAAGATGAAAGCATTGAAAATCATCAACAAGGTATTTCTAGATGCATTGATGAAATTCAACATTTACTTGATCCGAAAGCAATTAATATACTAATTGGTCATTTGACTGTACAAGGTGGTAAAACATCTGATTCAGAGAGACCGCTCACAATCGGTACGGTAGAGTCCGTTCAAAAAAATGTATTTAATGTATTTGATCATATAATGCTTGGGCATTTACACCACCCATTTAGTATTAATGATAAAAAGATTAAATATAGTGGTTCATTATTACAGTATTCGTTTTCTGAAGTAGGTCAATCTAAAGGGTATAGACGCATTATAATCGATGGTGATGATATCAGTGATAAATTTATACCAATAGAACCTCTTAGACAATTAGAAATTATTACAGGTGAATACAGTGAAGTTATAAATGAAAAGATTGCTGTAAATAATAAAGAGAATTATTTTCATTTTAAACTTACAAATATGTCTCATATAACAGATCCTATGATGCATTTAAAGCAGGTTTATCCCAATACTTTAGCGCTGACAAATGAAACTTTTAATTATAATGAAGAGAAAAATGTTATTGATATTAGCAGAAAAGATGATATGACTATAATTGAACAATTTTATAATTATATTACAGATACAGGTTTGTCAGAAGTTCAATCAAAAAAGATTAAAAATATTTTAGAAGATAAATTGAGCAAGGAGGATTAA
- the sbcC gene encoding exonuclease subunit SbcC, which yields MKPLHLTLKNFGPFLKEEIDFSKIDNNELFLISGKTGSGKTMIFDAMTYALFGQASTKQREENDLRSHFADGKEPMSVTFQFELNHLVYKLHRQGPYIKEGNTTKTNAKFDVFELVDDKFEIRESKVQAGNQFIIDLVGVNAEQFRQLFILPQGEFKKFLISKSSDKQGILRTLFDSNKFEEVREILKEEVKKEKAQIENRYQQIDLLWQEIETFNNEEIKSLMNISSQQTDKVLENIPLLETNFNQQLKNVYEEKEVATKKFENIEKKNQENKLLQENIRQLDSYKNSFVQLKENQPEIDRIEEKLKLLQEITSLLNFIDAKKHIEAKMIKVNDAIKETKNKISEVDINRQSIDKEYEVLKEKEHTIDKKIAFIDKTKPIKNNITKYRESFNKVDGLTIENKQLKKELSNLNKSLEEIEIAISKNDSNYEHIVVLNHEMNQINDDINTIKENENAKSELIRLMGSKQELEKSINNEKTVLSDLEMKLEHFDKSKLDLNDKASFIREIKSAVKIGDQCPICGNEIHDLGEHIDFESIAKRKADIKEIETKITSIKSSIAVKHSDMNHINEKISNINVNEHLDISVEVLNERLTEKEVELNKQIATNKHVEELKSDKEKLTAKLHQSQLLFNRNESELKLSQQLIIEFETLSEYRDISGFEADYNKSVQEVNNHQELSKQIENKLTQLTQQRLIEENNLNHYKQQSTTYNNELKENEQAIENEMTKLNLSQDSDVEEIMTWRDDKVRLKKVVDEYKKQYNELELEINRLESLVKGKVVINPVELEKDYQQSKENLNALIDKYSAVHYQCESNVKKLKSIESHINYLNQELKDQQQIFQLSEIVSGKNNKNLTLENFVLIYYLDKIIAQANLRLATMTDNRYQLIRREAVSQGLSGLEIDVFDLHSNKARHISSLSGGETFQSSLALALGMSEIVQQQSGGISLESIFIDEGFGTLDQETLETALDTLLNLKSTGRMVGIISHVTELKNRIPLVLEVKSNQYQSSTIFRRN from the coding sequence ATGAAGCCATTACATTTAACTTTAAAAAACTTCGGGCCATTTTTAAAAGAAGAAATTGATTTTTCTAAAATTGATAATAATGAATTGTTTTTGATAAGTGGTAAGACAGGGTCTGGTAAGACAATGATATTCGATGCAATGACTTATGCACTTTTTGGGCAAGCATCAACTAAACAAAGAGAAGAAAATGATTTGAGAAGTCATTTTGCCGATGGAAAAGAACCTATGTCTGTAACATTTCAATTTGAACTAAATCATCTTGTTTATAAATTACATAGACAAGGCCCATATATAAAAGAAGGGAATACTACTAAAACTAATGCTAAATTTGATGTATTTGAATTGGTAGATGATAAATTTGAAATTAGAGAAAGTAAGGTGCAAGCAGGTAATCAATTTATTATTGATTTAGTAGGGGTTAATGCAGAGCAATTTCGTCAACTATTTATCTTACCTCAAGGCGAATTTAAAAAGTTTTTAATATCAAAAAGTAGTGATAAGCAAGGGATATTACGTACACTGTTTGACAGTAATAAATTTGAAGAAGTAAGAGAAATATTAAAAGAAGAAGTGAAAAAAGAAAAAGCGCAGATTGAAAATAGGTATCAGCAAATTGATTTATTATGGCAAGAAATTGAAACATTTAATAATGAAGAGATTAAAAGTCTAATGAATATATCAAGTCAACAAACTGACAAGGTACTAGAAAATATCCCCTTATTAGAAACGAACTTTAACCAACAGTTAAAAAATGTGTACGAGGAAAAAGAAGTAGCTACTAAAAAGTTTGAAAATATAGAAAAGAAAAACCAGGAAAATAAGCTGTTACAAGAGAATATTAGACAATTAGACTCGTATAAAAATAGTTTTGTTCAATTAAAGGAAAATCAACCTGAAATTGATCGAATAGAAGAAAAACTTAAGTTACTTCAAGAGATTACAAGTCTATTGAATTTTATTGATGCTAAAAAGCACATTGAAGCTAAAATGATAAAAGTAAACGATGCGATCAAGGAAACTAAAAATAAAATTTCAGAAGTTGATATTAATAGACAAAGTATTGATAAAGAGTATGAGGTATTAAAAGAGAAAGAGCATACTATTGATAAGAAAATTGCATTTATTGATAAAACTAAGCCTATAAAAAATAATATTACTAAGTATCGAGAAAGTTTTAACAAAGTTGATGGATTAACAATAGAGAATAAACAATTAAAAAAAGAATTAAGTAATTTAAACAAATCATTAGAAGAAATTGAAATTGCTATTAGTAAAAATGATAGTAATTACGAGCATATTGTAGTTCTAAATCATGAAATGAATCAGATTAATGACGACATAAACACAATAAAGGAAAATGAAAATGCTAAGTCAGAGTTAATTAGATTAATGGGTAGCAAACAAGAACTGGAAAAGAGCATTAATAATGAAAAAACAGTTCTAAGTGATTTAGAAATGAAACTTGAGCATTTTGATAAGTCTAAATTAGATTTAAATGATAAAGCAAGCTTTATTCGTGAAATTAAGTCTGCGGTAAAAATTGGAGACCAATGCCCTATATGCGGTAATGAAATTCATGATTTAGGAGAACACATAGATTTTGAAAGTATAGCTAAACGTAAGGCTGATATAAAAGAAATAGAAACAAAAATAACATCTATTAAATCAAGTATTGCTGTAAAACATTCTGATATGAATCATATTAATGAAAAGATATCAAATATTAATGTAAACGAACATCTTGATATTTCTGTAGAAGTATTAAATGAACGATTAACAGAAAAAGAAGTGGAATTAAATAAACAAATTGCTACTAATAAACATGTAGAAGAATTGAAATCTGATAAAGAAAAGTTAACAGCTAAACTTCATCAAAGTCAATTATTATTTAATAGAAATGAATCAGAACTTAAATTGAGTCAACAGCTTATAATTGAATTTGAAACACTCTCAGAGTATCGTGATATTTCTGGCTTTGAAGCGGACTATAATAAGAGTGTACAAGAAGTAAATAATCATCAGGAACTGTCAAAACAAATTGAAAATAAGTTAACACAGCTGACACAACAGCGTTTAATTGAAGAAAATAATTTAAATCATTATAAGCAACAATCTACAACATATAATAATGAATTGAAAGAAAATGAACAGGCTATTGAAAATGAAATGACAAAGTTGAATTTATCACAAGACAGTGATGTTGAAGAAATCATGACGTGGAGAGATGACAAAGTAAGGTTAAAGAAAGTAGTAGATGAATATAAAAAACAATACAACGAATTGGAATTAGAGATAAATAGATTAGAGTCATTAGTTAAAGGTAAAGTAGTCATAAATCCAGTTGAATTAGAAAAAGACTATCAACAAAGTAAAGAAAATTTGAATGCATTGATAGATAAATATTCAGCAGTTCATTACCAATGTGAAAGTAATGTGAAAAAACTAAAATCAATTGAATCGCACATTAATTATTTAAATCAAGAATTGAAGGATCAGCAACAAATTTTTCAACTATCTGAGATTGTTAGCGGTAAAAATAATAAAAACCTCACATTAGAAAATTTTGTCTTAATATATTATTTAGATAAAATTATTGCGCAGGCCAATTTAAGATTAGCGACAATGACAGACAATCGGTATCAGTTGATAAGACGTGAAGCGGTTTCGCAAGGGCTTAGTGGCTTAGAGATTGATGTGTTTGATTTACATTCAAATAAAGCTAGACACATTAGTTCTTTATCAGGTGGGGAAACATTCCAATCTTCATTAGCATTGGCACTTGGGATGAGCGAAATCGTACAGCAACAGTCAGGTGGCATTTCGTTAGAATCTATTTTTATTGATGAAGGTTTTGGTACATTAGATCAGGAAACATTAGAAACTGCATTAGATACACTGTTGAATCTTAAATCAACTGGTAGAATGGTTGGTATCATTTCACATGTAACTGAATTGAAAAATAGAATACCCTTAGTTTTAGAAGTTAAATCAAATCAATATCAGAGTTCAACAATTTTTAGAAGAAATTAA
- the mscL gene encoding large conductance mechanosensitive channel protein MscL encodes MLKEFKEFALKGNVLDLAIAVVMGAAFNKIVTSLVENIIMPLIGKIFGSVDFAKEWSFWGIKYGLFIQSIIDFIIIAFALFIFVKIANTLMKKEEAEEEAVVEENVVLLTEIRDLLREKK; translated from the coding sequence ATGTTAAAAGAGTTTAAAGAGTTTGCCTTAAAAGGTAATGTCTTAGACCTAGCTATCGCCGTTGTAATGGGCGCTGCTTTCAACAAGATTGTAACTTCATTAGTTGAAAATATAATTATGCCATTGATTGGTAAAATTTTCGGTTCAGTTGATTTTGCTAAAGAATGGTCATTCTGGGGAATTAAATACGGTTTATTTATTCAGTCAATAATTGACTTTATTATTATCGCATTCGCTTTATTCATCTTCGTTAAAATCGCTAATACTTTAATGAAGAAAGAAGAAGCTGAAGAAGAAGCTGTTGTAGAAGAAAATGTAGTATTATTAACTGAAATCAGAGATTTATTACGCGAAAAAAAATAA
- a CDS encoding BCCT family transporter: MNSSSPENPNGKKYSPVFIYSAIVVAIVVLLGAFLPEQFNYVTNNIKIWITEKLGWYYLILTTIIVFFCIFLIFSPIGKLKLGKPNDKPEFNTISWFAMLFSAGMGIGLVFYGAAEPMAHFAAPPTADPKTTEAYTEALRSTFFHWGFHAWAVYGVVALALAYAQFRKGEPGLLSRTLRPILGDKVEGPIGILIDVLSVFATIVGVAVSLGMGALQINGGLHYLFNVPNNTFVQAIIIIVVTILFIASAWSGLSKGIQYLSNLNIGLGTILMIAALIVGPTVLILNMLTSSTGSLLNTFLFNSFDTAALNPQKREWMSSWTLYYWGWWLSWSPFVGVFIARVSKGRSIREFISGVLLVPAIVSFIWFSVFGVLGIETGKKHKEIFDMTPETQLFGVFNHVPFGIVLSLIALLLIASFFITSADSATFVLGMQTTFGSLNPSSMVKVVWGISQALIAFVLLLAGGGNGAEALNAIQSAAIISAFPFSFVVILMMISFYKDANQERKFLGLTLTPNKHRLQEYIKSQQEDYESDILEKRQSRRNLEKKDN, translated from the coding sequence ATGAATTCTTCTTCACCAGAGAATCCAAATGGCAAGAAGTATTCACCGGTGTTCATCTATAGTGCGATTGTTGTTGCTATAGTCGTATTACTTGGTGCATTTTTACCTGAACAATTCAACTATGTGACCAATAATATTAAAATATGGATTACAGAAAAATTAGGTTGGTATTATTTAATTCTTACAACGATTATTGTCTTCTTCTGTATTTTCCTTATTTTTAGTCCGATTGGTAAACTGAAATTAGGTAAGCCAAATGACAAACCAGAATTTAATACAATTTCTTGGTTTGCAATGCTATTTAGTGCTGGCATGGGTATTGGATTAGTATTCTACGGGGCTGCTGAACCGATGGCACATTTTGCTGCGCCGCCAACAGCTGATCCAAAGACTACGGAAGCTTATACTGAAGCACTTCGATCAACATTTTTCCATTGGGGATTCCACGCTTGGGCTGTCTATGGTGTTGTTGCATTAGCGTTAGCCTATGCACAATTTCGTAAAGGTGAGCCTGGCTTGTTATCAAGAACATTGCGTCCAATTTTAGGTGATAAAGTTGAAGGGCCAATTGGAATTTTAATTGATGTATTATCTGTTTTTGCCACTATCGTTGGGGTAGCTGTTTCTCTAGGTATGGGTGCACTACAAATTAATGGTGGTTTACATTATTTATTCAACGTTCCAAATAACACATTTGTACAAGCGATTATTATTATTGTAGTTACAATTTTATTTATCGCAAGTGCATGGTCAGGTCTAAGTAAAGGAATTCAATATTTAAGTAACTTAAATATTGGGCTAGGTACTATTTTGATGATAGCTGCATTAATAGTTGGACCGACTGTACTTATACTCAACATGTTAACTAGTTCAACAGGTAGTTTATTGAATACATTTTTATTTAATAGTTTTGATACTGCAGCTTTAAATCCTCAAAAACGTGAGTGGATGTCTTCATGGACACTTTACTATTGGGGTTGGTGGTTAAGCTGGAGCCCATTTGTTGGTGTGTTTATTGCTCGTGTTTCAAAAGGGCGTTCAATTAGAGAGTTCATTTCTGGCGTTTTATTAGTACCTGCCATCGTAAGTTTTATATGGTTTAGTGTTTTTGGTGTGCTAGGCATCGAAACTGGTAAAAAACATAAAGAAATATTCGATATGACACCTGAGACACAACTATTTGGCGTATTTAATCATGTTCCATTTGGTATTGTATTATCACTTATTGCTTTATTATTGATTGCTTCATTCTTTATTACGTCTGCAGATTCAGCTACATTCGTATTAGGAATGCAAACGACATTTGGGTCATTAAATCCTTCAAGTATGGTTAAAGTTGTATGGGGAATTTCACAAGCTTTAATTGCATTTGTACTTTTATTAGCTGGTGGCGGTAATGGTGCAGAAGCTTTAAATGCAATTCAAAGTGCTGCGATTATAAGTGCGTTCCCATTCTCCTTTGTAGTCATATTAATGATGATTAGCTTCTATAAAGACGCTAACCAAGAACGTAAATTCTTAGGTTTAACATTGACACCAAATAAACATCGATTACAAGAATATATTAAGAGTCAACAAGAAGATTATGAGTCAGATATTCTTGAAAAGCGCCAATCTCGTAGGAATTTAGAGAAAAAAGATAACTAA
- the acnA gene encoding aconitate hydratase AcnA gives MAANFKEQSKKHFDLNGQSYTYYDLKAVEDRGITKVSNLPYSIRVLLESLLRQEDDFVITDEHIKALSQFGEDGNEGEVPFKPSRVILQDFTGVPAVVDLASLRKAMDDVGGDISKINPEVPVDLVIDHSVQVDSYANPEALERNMKLEFERNYERYQFLNWATKAFDNYNAVPPATGIVHQVNLEYLASVVHVRDVDGEKTAFPDTLVGTDSHTTMINGIGVLGWGVGGIEAEAGMLGQPSYFPIPEVIGVRLVNSLPQGATATDLALRVTQELRKKGVVGKFVEFFGPGVQHLPLADRATIANMAPEYGATCGFFPVDDESLKYMKLTGRSDEHIALVKEYLQQNHMFFDVEKEDPNYTDVIELDLATVEASLSGPKRPQDLIFLSDMKTAFEDSVTAPAGNQGHGLDKSEFDKKAEIEFKDGSKASMKTGDIAIAAITSCTNTSNPYVMLGAGLVAKKAVEKGLKVPEYVKTSLAPGSKVVTGYLRDSGLQTYLDDLGFNLVGYGCTTCIGNSGPLLPEIEKAIADEDLLVTSVLSGNRNFEGRIHPLVKANYLASPQLVVAYALAGTVDIDLQNEPIGKGKDGEDVYLQDIWPTIKEVSDTVDSVVTPELFIEEYKNVYNNNELWNEIDVTDQPLYDFDPNSTYIQNPSFFQGLSKEPGKIVPLSGLRVMGKFGDSVTTDHISPAGAIGKDTPAGKYLLEHDVPIREFNSYGSRRGNHEVMVRGTFANIRIKNQLAPGTEGGFTTYWPTNEVMPIFDAAMKYKEDGTGLVVLAGNDYGMGSSRDWAAKGTNLLGVKTVIAQSYERIHRSNLVMMGVLPLEFRKGESAVALGLDGTEEISVNIDENVQPHDFVKVTAKKQDGELVEFDAMVRFDSLVEMDYYRHGGILQMVLRNKLAQ, from the coding sequence ATGGCTGCAAATTTTAAAGAGCAATCAAAAAAACATTTTGACTTAAATGGCCAAAGTTATACTTACTATGATTTAAAAGCGGTAGAAGATCGAGGAATTACTAAAGTTTCAAACCTACCTTATTCTATTCGAGTATTACTAGAATCATTACTTCGCCAGGAAGATGATTTTGTAATTACAGACGAGCATATTAAAGCTTTGAGTCAATTTGGAGAAGATGGAAATGAAGGAGAAGTACCATTTAAACCTTCTCGTGTTATTTTACAAGATTTCACTGGTGTACCTGCCGTAGTTGATTTAGCTTCTTTACGAAAAGCTATGGACGATGTTGGGGGAGATATTTCAAAAATCAATCCGGAAGTGCCAGTTGATTTAGTTATTGACCACTCAGTTCAAGTGGATAGTTATGCAAATCCTGAAGCACTTGAACGCAATATGAAATTAGAATTTGAACGTAACTATGAACGTTATCAATTTTTGAATTGGGCTACTAAAGCATTCGATAATTATAATGCAGTGCCACCTGCAACAGGTATTGTGCACCAAGTTAACTTAGAATATTTAGCAAGTGTTGTACATGTTCGTGACGTAGATGGCGAAAAAACTGCTTTCCCTGATACATTAGTTGGTACCGATTCTCATACAACAATGATTAACGGAATTGGTGTTCTTGGCTGGGGTGTTGGTGGTATCGAAGCAGAAGCAGGAATGTTAGGTCAACCATCTTACTTCCCAATTCCAGAAGTTATTGGAGTGCGCTTGGTGAATTCATTGCCTCAAGGTGCAACAGCAACTGATTTAGCGCTAAGAGTTACACAAGAATTACGTAAAAAAGGTGTTGTAGGCAAGTTTGTAGAATTCTTTGGCCCAGGTGTACAACATTTACCATTAGCTGACCGTGCAACGATTGCTAACATGGCGCCAGAATATGGTGCGACTTGTGGATTCTTCCCAGTTGATGATGAATCTCTTAAATATATGAAGTTAACTGGTCGTTCAGATGAACATATCGCACTTGTAAAAGAATATTTACAACAAAACCATATGTTCTTTGATGTTGAAAAAGAAGATCCTAATTATACAGATGTTATTGAGTTAGACTTAGCAACAGTTGAAGCTTCATTATCAGGACCAAAACGTCCACAAGATTTAATTTTCTTAAGTGATATGAAAACAGCTTTTGAAGATTCAGTTACAGCACCAGCAGGAAACCAAGGTCATGGATTAGATAAAAGTGAATTTGATAAAAAAGCTGAAATTGAATTCAAAGATGGCTCAAAAGCTTCTATGAAAACTGGTGATATTGCGATTGCAGCAATTACTTCATGTACGAACACTTCTAACCCATACGTAATGCTTGGCGCAGGCTTGGTAGCTAAAAAAGCAGTAGAAAAAGGTTTGAAAGTACCTGAATATGTTAAAACATCTCTAGCACCAGGTTCAAAAGTTGTAACTGGTTATTTGAGAGACTCAGGATTACAAACATATTTAGATGATTTAGGTTTTAATTTAGTAGGATATGGATGTACTACATGTATCGGTAACTCAGGTCCATTATTACCAGAAATTGAAAAAGCAATTGCTGATGAGGACTTATTAGTTACTTCTGTATTATCAGGTAACCGTAATTTCGAAGGACGTATCCATCCACTTGTTAAAGCTAACTATTTAGCATCACCTCAGTTAGTTGTTGCATATGCATTAGCAGGAACAGTTGATATCGATTTACAAAATGAGCCAATTGGAAAAGGTAAAGATGGAGAAGATGTATATTTACAAGACATTTGGCCAACAATTAAAGAAGTTTCAGATACAGTTGATAGCGTAGTTACACCAGAATTATTTATTGAAGAATATAAAAATGTTTATAACAATAACGAATTATGGAATGAAATTGATGTAACTGATCAACCTTTATATGATTTTGATCCAAATTCTACGTATATTCAAAATCCTTCTTTCTTCCAAGGTTTATCTAAAGAACCTGGTAAAATTGTACCGTTAAGCGGTTTACGAGTTATGGGGAAATTCGGTGACTCAGTTACAACAGACCATATTTCTCCAGCAGGTGCAATCGGTAAAGATACACCAGCAGGTAAATATTTACTAGAACATGATGTTCCTATTCGTGAGTTTAACTCTTACGGTTCACGACGTGGTAACCACGAAGTAATGGTTCGAGGTACATTTGCAAATATTCGTATCAAAAACCAACTAGCACCAGGAACAGAGGGTGGATTCACTACTTATTGGCCAACAAATGAAGTGATGCCAATTTTTGATGCTGCTATGAAATATAAAGAAGACGGCACAGGATTAGTAGTGTTAGCTGGTAATGACTACGGTATGGGTTCATCACGTGACTGGGCAGCAAAAGGAACAAACTTATTAGGTGTCAAAACAGTTATCGCGCAAAGTTACGAACGTATTCATCGTTCAAATCTAGTTATGATGGGTGTGTTACCTTTAGAGTTTAGAAAAGGTGAATCAGCTGTTGCGCTTGGTTTAGACGGTACCGAAGAAATTTCAGTAAATATTGATGAAAATGTACAGCCTCATGATTTTGTTAAAGTAACTGCTAAAAAACAAGATGGCGAGTTAGTAGAATTTGATGCAATGGTACGTTTCGACTCATTAGTGGAAATGGACTACTATCGTCACGGTGGTATTTTACAAATGGTTTTAAGAAATAAATTAGCTCAATAA
- the menI gene encoding 1,4-dihydroxy-2-naphthoyl-CoA hydrolase MenI, whose translation MIYSITEIEARYAETDKMGVIYHGNYATWFEVARLDYITKLGFSYADMEKQGIISPVTELNVNFKKSIFYPEKVKIKTWVEHYSRLRSVYKYEIFNEQGELATTGSTELICIKEDTFKPIRLDRYFPDWHEAYHKVSELNKAGTTFEVVDGIE comes from the coding sequence ATGATATATAGTATAACAGAAATAGAAGCACGTTACGCTGAAACTGATAAAATGGGTGTTATTTATCATGGCAATTATGCAACTTGGTTTGAAGTAGCAAGATTGGACTATATAACAAAGTTAGGTTTTAGTTATGCTGATATGGAAAAGCAAGGAATCATTTCACCTGTAACTGAACTTAATGTTAATTTTAAAAAGTCTATTTTTTATCCGGAAAAAGTTAAAATTAAAACTTGGGTAGAGCATTATTCTCGATTACGTTCAGTTTATAAGTATGAAATTTTTAATGAACAAGGTGAGCTTGCTACAACTGGCTCTACAGAATTGATATGTATTAAAGAAGATACATTTAAGCCAATACGATTAGATCGCTATTTCCCTGATTGGCATGAAGCATATCACAAAGTTTCAGAATTGAATAAAGCTGGAACGACATTTGAAGTGGTTGACGGGATTGAATAA
- a CDS encoding HesB/YadR/YfhF family protein gives MQIELTDAAVSWFKNELELPENNKVLVFFVRYGGEFQLKQGFSPAFTVEPKENVDVGYEQHYDGLNIVVAEKDLWYFEDDHIIVNVVDHEDEISYTAK, from the coding sequence ATGCAAATAGAACTTACTGATGCAGCTGTATCTTGGTTTAAAAATGAACTTGAGTTACCTGAAAATAATAAAGTACTTGTGTTTTTCGTAAGATATGGTGGCGAATTCCAACTCAAGCAAGGGTTTAGTCCTGCTTTTACAGTTGAACCTAAAGAAAATGTTGATGTTGGCTATGAGCAACATTATGATGGATTAAATATTGTTGTTGCAGAAAAAGATTTGTGGTACTTCGAAGATGATCATATCATTGTAAATGTAGTCGATCATGAAGATGAAATATCTTATACCGCAAAATAA
- the plsY gene encoding glycerol-3-phosphate 1-O-acyltransferase PlsY: MMIIVMLLLSYLIGAFPSGFVIGKVFFKKDIRQFGSGNTGATNSFRVLGRPAGFLVTFLDIFKGFITVFFPLWLPVHADGPISTFFTNGLIVGLFAILGHVYPIYLKFQGGKAVATSAGVVLGVNPILLLILAIIFFVVLKIFKYVSLASIVAAICCVIGSLIIQDYILLVVSFLVSIILIIRHRSNIARIFRGEEPKIKWM; the protein is encoded by the coding sequence ATGATGATAATCGTCATGTTACTACTAAGTTATCTTATCGGCGCATTCCCAAGTGGGTTTGTAATTGGAAAAGTATTTTTCAAAAAAGATATAAGACAATTTGGTAGTGGTAATACTGGCGCTACTAATAGCTTTAGAGTTTTAGGTCGTCCTGCAGGATTCTTGGTAACATTTTTAGATATATTTAAAGGGTTTATTACAGTATTCTTCCCTCTTTGGTTACCAGTTCATGCTGATGGCCCTATTAGTACTTTTTTCACAAACGGCTTAATCGTTGGCTTATTCGCCATTCTTGGGCACGTTTACCCAATTTATTTAAAATTCCAAGGTGGCAAAGCAGTTGCAACAAGTGCCGGTGTCGTATTAGGTGTTAACCCAATACTTTTGTTAATACTTGCAATCATCTTCTTTGTAGTTCTGAAGATTTTTAAATACGTTTCATTAGCAAGTATTGTGGCAGCAATTTGCTGTGTCATCGGTTCACTCATTATTCAAGACTATATTTTACTAGTCGTTAGTTTCTTAGTTTCAATAATCTTAATCATTAGACATCGTTCTAATATTGCAAGAATTTTCAGAGGCGAAGAACCTAAAATTAAATGGATGTAA